Proteins from a genomic interval of Arachis hypogaea cultivar Tifrunner chromosome 10, arahy.Tifrunner.gnm2.J5K5, whole genome shotgun sequence:
- the LOC112714895 gene encoding phosphatidylserine decarboxylase proenzyme 2 isoform X3: MLSLSEFSDLIDAFGNQLATSKKEELFKAADKNGDGVVSMDELAALLTFQQEKEPLLNCCPVCGEVLNISDQLNSMIHLTLCFDEGTGNQVMTGGFLTDKQASYGWFFKLSEWAHFSSYDVGIRSGSSASHILVYDRKSQRLVEEIIDKKIVLSMRAIYQSKVGLGLMDVGVKELLQSISEKQGARMDSPESAADIPKFVESYKGQINLAEVKYPLEQFKTFNEFFIRELKPGSRPISSPECDNIAVCAADCRLMAFKTVDDSSRFWIKGRKFSVEGLLGKEMCSNAFVDGTLVIFRLAPQDYHRFHVPVSGTIEQFVDIPGCLYTVNPIAVNSKYCNVFTENKRVVSIISTVDFGKVAFVAIGATMVGSITFTRKKGDYVKKGDEFGYFSFGGSTVICVFEKNSIAIDEDLLANSSRSLETLVCVGMRLGISTKSS; encoded by the exons ATGCTTTCACTGTCTGAGTTTTCTGATCTAATCGATGCTTTTGGCAATCAATTAGCAACCAGCAAG AAAGAGGAGTTGTTCAAAGCAGCTGACAAGAATGGAGATGGTGTTGTTAGCATGGATGAATTGGCTGCCCTTCTTACATTTCAACAAGAAAA GGAACCACTGTTGAATTGCTGTCCTGTTTGTGGTGAGGTTCTTAATATTTCCGACCAGTTGAACAGCATGATTCACTTAACACTCTGTTTTGACGAAGGGACTGGAAATCAGGTGATGACTGGAGGATTCTTGACTGATAAGCAAGCTTCATATGG gtgGTTCTTCAAACTGAGTGAATGGGCCCATTTTTCATCCTATGATGTTGGTATTCGATCTGGATCTAGTGCTTCCCATATCCTG GTATATGATCGGAAGTCTCAAAGGCTTGTCGAAGAAATAATTGACAAAAAAATTGTTTTGTCTATGAGAGCTATTTATCAGTCAAAAGTAGGCCTTGGCTTAATGGATGTAG GGGTTAAGGAGCTCTTGCAAAGCATTTCCGAAAAGCAGGGAGCACGAATGGATTCACCTGAATCCGCTGCTGATATACCCAAGTTTGTTGAATCTTATAAG GGTCAAATCAATTTGGCTGAAGTCAAGTATCCACTGGAACAATTTAAG ACATTCAATGAGTTTTTCATTAGAGAGTTAAAGCCCGGTTCAAGACCAATTTCCTCTCCTGAATGTGATAACATTGCTGTATGTGCTGCTGATTGCCGTCTAATGGCATTTAAAACAGTTGATGACAGTTCAAGATTTTGGATTAAG GGGCGAAAGTTTTCAGTTGAAGGTCTTTTGGGGAAAGAAATGTGTTCCAATGCTTTTGTTGATGGAACTTTGGTAATATTCCGTTTGGCACCACAG GATTATCACCGTTTCCATGTTCCAGTATCAGGAACAATTGAACAATTTGTTGACATCCCTGGATGCTTATATACG gtcAATCCAATTGCTGTAAATAGCAAGTACTGTAATGTCTTCACGGAAAATAAGCGAGTTGTTTCAATAATTTCTACTGTAGATTTTGGAAAG GTGGCATTTGTTGCAATAGGAGCTACTATGGTCGGCAGCATTACTTTTACAAGGAAAAAGGGTGATTATGTCAAGAAGGGAGATGAG TTTGGATATTTCTCCTTTGGTGGAAGCACTGTAATTTGTGTTTTCGAAAAG AATTCAATAGCAATTGATGAAGATCTTCTAGCAAATAGCAGCAGATCACTAGAGACCTTGGTTTGTGTGGGGATGAGATTGGGCATCTCTACGAAATCGTCTTGA
- the LOC112714895 gene encoding phosphatidylserine decarboxylase proenzyme 2 isoform X1, producing the protein MGHGDSKLSSSSVTEKKASRRARFKQRLHIGHYIRHRTANSNGNANGNGNGKGSSSSQKLISADNFAGIALFTLLRAEMQFKDKWIACLSLGEQTFRTKTSDNTDKPVWNSEKKLLLEQNGPHVARISVYETNKLSSNTLVGYCEIDLLEFLTQGIRTSYAEKGGKGIKGKRSDSDSDTEIINLLDPSVPGKVVGSISISCSIEDPIETQKGFVRRILSIVDFNEDGMLSLSEFSDLIDAFGNQLATSKKEELFKAADKNGDGVVSMDELAALLTFQQEKEPLLNCCPVCGEVLNISDQLNSMIHLTLCFDEGTGNQVMTGGFLTDKQASYGWFFKLSEWAHFSSYDVGIRSGSSASHILVYDRKSQRLVEEIIDKKIVLSMRAIYQSKVGLGLMDVGVKELLQSISEKQGARMDSPESAADIPKFVESYKGQINLAEVKYPLEQFKTFNEFFIRELKPGSRPISSPECDNIAVCAADCRLMAFKTVDDSSRFWIKGRKFSVEGLLGKEMCSNAFVDGTLVIFRLAPQDYHRFHVPVSGTIEQFVDIPGCLYTVNPIAVNSKYCNVFTENKRVVSIISTVDFGKVAFVAIGATMVGSITFTRKKGDYVKKGDEFGYFSFGGSTVICVFEKNSIAIDEDLLANSSRSLETLVCVGMRLGISTKSS; encoded by the exons ATGGGTCACGGAGACTCCAAACTGTCGTCTTCTTCCGTAACGGAAAAGAAAGCCTCCCGTCGAGCTCGCTTCAAGCAGCGTCTTCACATCGGCCACTATATTCGCCACCGCACCGCTAACTCTAACGGTAACGCTAACGGCAACGGCAACGGCAAAGGATCTTCCTCCTCACAGAAACTCATCTCCGCCGACAACTTCGCCGGAATCGCCCTCTTTACCTTACTCCgc GCGGAGATGCAGTTCAAGGACAAATGGATTGCATGCCTTTCACTCGGAGAACAGACATTCCGTACTAAGACCTCCGACAA TACAGACAAGCCTGTTTGGAATTCT GAAAAGAAACTTCTTTTGGAACAGAATGGACCACATGTTGCAAGAATCTCAGTTTACGAG ACCAATAAGTTGTCCAGCAATACTCTTGTTGGATACTGTGAGATTGATCTGCTTGAATTTCTGACCCAA GGTATACGCACAAGTTATGCTGAAAAGGGAGGAAAAGGCATCAAGGGGAAAAGAAGT GATTCTGATTCTGACACCGAGATCATCAACCTTTTAGATCCATCAGTTCCAGGAAAAGTGGTTGGCAGCATTTCTATTTCATGTTCTATAGAG GACCCAATTGAGACGCAGAAAGGTTTTGTAAGACGCATCTTATCTATAGTG GACTTCAATGAAGATGGGATGCTTTCACTGTCTGAGTTTTCTGATCTAATCGATGCTTTTGGCAATCAATTAGCAACCAGCAAG AAAGAGGAGTTGTTCAAAGCAGCTGACAAGAATGGAGATGGTGTTGTTAGCATGGATGAATTGGCTGCCCTTCTTACATTTCAACAAGAAAA GGAACCACTGTTGAATTGCTGTCCTGTTTGTGGTGAGGTTCTTAATATTTCCGACCAGTTGAACAGCATGATTCACTTAACACTCTGTTTTGACGAAGGGACTGGAAATCAGGTGATGACTGGAGGATTCTTGACTGATAAGCAAGCTTCATATGG gtgGTTCTTCAAACTGAGTGAATGGGCCCATTTTTCATCCTATGATGTTGGTATTCGATCTGGATCTAGTGCTTCCCATATCCTG GTATATGATCGGAAGTCTCAAAGGCTTGTCGAAGAAATAATTGACAAAAAAATTGTTTTGTCTATGAGAGCTATTTATCAGTCAAAAGTAGGCCTTGGCTTAATGGATGTAG GGGTTAAGGAGCTCTTGCAAAGCATTTCCGAAAAGCAGGGAGCACGAATGGATTCACCTGAATCCGCTGCTGATATACCCAAGTTTGTTGAATCTTATAAG GGTCAAATCAATTTGGCTGAAGTCAAGTATCCACTGGAACAATTTAAG ACATTCAATGAGTTTTTCATTAGAGAGTTAAAGCCCGGTTCAAGACCAATTTCCTCTCCTGAATGTGATAACATTGCTGTATGTGCTGCTGATTGCCGTCTAATGGCATTTAAAACAGTTGATGACAGTTCAAGATTTTGGATTAAG GGGCGAAAGTTTTCAGTTGAAGGTCTTTTGGGGAAAGAAATGTGTTCCAATGCTTTTGTTGATGGAACTTTGGTAATATTCCGTTTGGCACCACAG GATTATCACCGTTTCCATGTTCCAGTATCAGGAACAATTGAACAATTTGTTGACATCCCTGGATGCTTATATACG gtcAATCCAATTGCTGTAAATAGCAAGTACTGTAATGTCTTCACGGAAAATAAGCGAGTTGTTTCAATAATTTCTACTGTAGATTTTGGAAAG GTGGCATTTGTTGCAATAGGAGCTACTATGGTCGGCAGCATTACTTTTACAAGGAAAAAGGGTGATTATGTCAAGAAGGGAGATGAG TTTGGATATTTCTCCTTTGGTGGAAGCACTGTAATTTGTGTTTTCGAAAAG AATTCAATAGCAATTGATGAAGATCTTCTAGCAAATAGCAGCAGATCACTAGAGACCTTGGTTTGTGTGGGGATGAGATTGGGCATCTCTACGAAATCGTCTTGA
- the LOC112714894 gene encoding NAC domain-containing protein 104, with the protein MGDNNVNLPPGFRFYPTDEELVVHFLHRKAALLPCHPDVIPDLDLYPYDPWELDGRALAEGNQWYYYSRRTQSRVTENGYWKATGMEEPVMTSSTNKRVGIKKYFVFHLGESPSAIKTNWIMQEYCLSDYSASSSRSSKRKSDYSKWVICRVYERNGDDDDGTELSCLDEVFLSLDDLDEISLPN; encoded by the exons ATGGGAGATAACAATGTGAACCTTCCACCGGGGTTTCGATTTTATCCAACAGATGAAGAGCTTGTGGTCCATTTTCTTCATAGAAAGGCAGCACTCTTACCTTGCCACCCTGATGTCATCCCTGATCTTGATCTCTATCCTTATGATCCTTGGGAACTTGATG GTAGAGCGTTGGCAGAGGGAAATCAATGGTACTACTACAGCAGGAGAACACAGAGTAGGGTGACTGAGAATGGATATTGGAAAGCAACGGGAATGGAAGAACCAGTGATGACAAGCTCAACCAACAAGAGAGTTGGCATCAAGAAAtactttgtttttcatcttggTGAATCCCCTTCTGCTATCAaaacaaattggataatgcaagAATATTGCCTTTCCGATTATTCTGCTTCCTCTAGCAGATCCTCCAAAAGAAAATCA GATTATAGTAAATGGGTGATATGTCGTGTTTATGAGCGCAAtggagatgatgatgatggaacGGAGCTGTCTTGTTTGGATGAAGTTTTCTTGTCACTCGATGATCTTGATGAAATAAGCTTACCAAATTAA
- the LOC140175551 gene encoding uncharacterized protein produces the protein MIKKRRYPKYNEAEMSREYVFKVGLKFKSLGQFKDTIREHTLLNGRNIRYIKNDKTLNGKHTCGQNYSGMLTSSSWVSQKIVINISRREEMKIATVIQTIQDKSMANISVTKAYWARRKARKEVHGRAIMQYGKLRDYCTEIMRTNPEFTTQILVDMPSITHQPKFMRMYMCLDSGDHGQQLLVAVGRDPNDNYFLIAVAAVEAETRDSWGWFINLLLNDIGHVSRRKWVFMFDQQKGLMQVFQEMIPALEHRLCLRHLYANCKKVYGGGTVLRDLILSIVKATYVKE, from the exons ATGATTAAGAAGAGAAGATATCCTAAATACAATGAGGCTGAGATGAGTAGGGAATATGTGTTTAAGGTGGGGTTGAAGTTCAAGTCACTTGGTCAGTTTAAGGATACTATTAGAGAGCATACTTTGTTGAATGGAAGAAACATTAGGTATATCAAGAATGATAAG ACCCTTAATGGAAAGCACACTTGTGGACAAAATTACAGCGGTATGCTTACATCAAGTAGTTGGGTGTCTCAAAAGATTGTTATCAATATTAGTAGGAGAGAGGAGATGAAGATTGCAACAGTAATTCAGACTATTCAGGATAAATCCATGGCTAATATTTCAGTCACGAAAGCTTATTGGGCGAGGAGAAAGGCGAGGAAAGAAGTACATGGCAGGGCTATTATGCAATATGGCAAGCTGAGAGATTACTGTACAGAGATTATGAGGACAAATCCCGAGTTTACTACTCAGATTTTGGTTGACATGCCTTCAATTACACACCAGCCAAAGTTTATGAGAATGTACATGTGTTTAGATTCT GGTGATCATGGTCAACAACTCTTGGTGGCTGTTGGAAGAGATCCAAATGATAACTATTTTCTAATTGCTGTTGCTGCTGTAGAGGCTGAGACTAGAGACAGTTGGGGTTGGTTTATTAACCTGTTATTGAATGATATTGGACATGTCAGTAGAAGAAAGTGGGTATTCATGTTCGACCAACAAAAG GGTTTGATGCAAGTTTTTCAAGAGATGATACCGGCTTTAGAGCATAGACTATGCTTGAGACATCTGTATGCTAATTGCAAAAAAGTATATGGTGGTGGGACTGTTTTGAGGGACCTAATTCTATCAATAGTTAAAGCTACATATGTGAAGGAATGA
- the LOC112714895 gene encoding phosphatidylserine decarboxylase proenzyme 2 isoform X2, protein MGHGDSKLSSSSVTEKKASRRARFKQRLHIGHYIRHRTANSNGNANGNGNGKGSSSSQKLISADNFAGIALFTLLRAEMQFKDKWIACLSLGEQTFRTKTSDNTDKPVWNSEKKLLLEQNGPHVARISVYETNKLSSNTLVGYCEIDLLEFLTQDSDSDTEIINLLDPSVPGKVVGSISISCSIEDPIETQKGFVRRILSIVDFNEDGMLSLSEFSDLIDAFGNQLATSKKEELFKAADKNGDGVVSMDELAALLTFQQEKEPLLNCCPVCGEVLNISDQLNSMIHLTLCFDEGTGNQVMTGGFLTDKQASYGWFFKLSEWAHFSSYDVGIRSGSSASHILVYDRKSQRLVEEIIDKKIVLSMRAIYQSKVGLGLMDVGVKELLQSISEKQGARMDSPESAADIPKFVESYKGQINLAEVKYPLEQFKTFNEFFIRELKPGSRPISSPECDNIAVCAADCRLMAFKTVDDSSRFWIKGRKFSVEGLLGKEMCSNAFVDGTLVIFRLAPQDYHRFHVPVSGTIEQFVDIPGCLYTVNPIAVNSKYCNVFTENKRVVSIISTVDFGKVAFVAIGATMVGSITFTRKKGDYVKKGDEFGYFSFGGSTVICVFEKNSIAIDEDLLANSSRSLETLVCVGMRLGISTKSS, encoded by the exons ATGGGTCACGGAGACTCCAAACTGTCGTCTTCTTCCGTAACGGAAAAGAAAGCCTCCCGTCGAGCTCGCTTCAAGCAGCGTCTTCACATCGGCCACTATATTCGCCACCGCACCGCTAACTCTAACGGTAACGCTAACGGCAACGGCAACGGCAAAGGATCTTCCTCCTCACAGAAACTCATCTCCGCCGACAACTTCGCCGGAATCGCCCTCTTTACCTTACTCCgc GCGGAGATGCAGTTCAAGGACAAATGGATTGCATGCCTTTCACTCGGAGAACAGACATTCCGTACTAAGACCTCCGACAA TACAGACAAGCCTGTTTGGAATTCT GAAAAGAAACTTCTTTTGGAACAGAATGGACCACATGTTGCAAGAATCTCAGTTTACGAG ACCAATAAGTTGTCCAGCAATACTCTTGTTGGATACTGTGAGATTGATCTGCTTGAATTTCTGACCCAA GATTCTGATTCTGACACCGAGATCATCAACCTTTTAGATCCATCAGTTCCAGGAAAAGTGGTTGGCAGCATTTCTATTTCATGTTCTATAGAG GACCCAATTGAGACGCAGAAAGGTTTTGTAAGACGCATCTTATCTATAGTG GACTTCAATGAAGATGGGATGCTTTCACTGTCTGAGTTTTCTGATCTAATCGATGCTTTTGGCAATCAATTAGCAACCAGCAAG AAAGAGGAGTTGTTCAAAGCAGCTGACAAGAATGGAGATGGTGTTGTTAGCATGGATGAATTGGCTGCCCTTCTTACATTTCAACAAGAAAA GGAACCACTGTTGAATTGCTGTCCTGTTTGTGGTGAGGTTCTTAATATTTCCGACCAGTTGAACAGCATGATTCACTTAACACTCTGTTTTGACGAAGGGACTGGAAATCAGGTGATGACTGGAGGATTCTTGACTGATAAGCAAGCTTCATATGG gtgGTTCTTCAAACTGAGTGAATGGGCCCATTTTTCATCCTATGATGTTGGTATTCGATCTGGATCTAGTGCTTCCCATATCCTG GTATATGATCGGAAGTCTCAAAGGCTTGTCGAAGAAATAATTGACAAAAAAATTGTTTTGTCTATGAGAGCTATTTATCAGTCAAAAGTAGGCCTTGGCTTAATGGATGTAG GGGTTAAGGAGCTCTTGCAAAGCATTTCCGAAAAGCAGGGAGCACGAATGGATTCACCTGAATCCGCTGCTGATATACCCAAGTTTGTTGAATCTTATAAG GGTCAAATCAATTTGGCTGAAGTCAAGTATCCACTGGAACAATTTAAG ACATTCAATGAGTTTTTCATTAGAGAGTTAAAGCCCGGTTCAAGACCAATTTCCTCTCCTGAATGTGATAACATTGCTGTATGTGCTGCTGATTGCCGTCTAATGGCATTTAAAACAGTTGATGACAGTTCAAGATTTTGGATTAAG GGGCGAAAGTTTTCAGTTGAAGGTCTTTTGGGGAAAGAAATGTGTTCCAATGCTTTTGTTGATGGAACTTTGGTAATATTCCGTTTGGCACCACAG GATTATCACCGTTTCCATGTTCCAGTATCAGGAACAATTGAACAATTTGTTGACATCCCTGGATGCTTATATACG gtcAATCCAATTGCTGTAAATAGCAAGTACTGTAATGTCTTCACGGAAAATAAGCGAGTTGTTTCAATAATTTCTACTGTAGATTTTGGAAAG GTGGCATTTGTTGCAATAGGAGCTACTATGGTCGGCAGCATTACTTTTACAAGGAAAAAGGGTGATTATGTCAAGAAGGGAGATGAG TTTGGATATTTCTCCTTTGGTGGAAGCACTGTAATTTGTGTTTTCGAAAAG AATTCAATAGCAATTGATGAAGATCTTCTAGCAAATAGCAGCAGATCACTAGAGACCTTGGTTTGTGTGGGGATGAGATTGGGCATCTCTACGAAATCGTCTTGA
- the LOC112714899 gene encoding large ribosomal subunit protein eL42, which translates to MVNVPKTKKTYCKSKECRKHTLHKVTQYKKGKDSIAAQGKRRYDRKQSGYGGQTKPVFHKKAKTTKKIVLRLQCQGCKHVSQHPIKRCKHFEIGGDKKGKGTSLF; encoded by the exons ATG GTGAACGTTCCAAAGACAAAGAAGACCTACTGCAAGAGCAAGGAATGCAGGAAGCACACACTGCACAAGGTTACCCAATACAAGAAGGGTAAGGATAGCATTGCTGCTCAAGGAAAGCGTCGTTATGATCGCAAACAGTCCGGTTATGGTGGTCAGACTAAGCCCGTCTTCCACAAGAAG GCAAAAACCACCAAGAAGATTGTCCTGAGGCTGCAATGCCAGGGTTGCAAGCATGTGTCTCAACATCCAATTAAG AGGTGCAAGCACTTTGAGATTGGTGGTGACAAGAAGGGAAAGGGAACCTCTCTGTTCTAG